A region from the Sandaracinus amylolyticus genome encodes:
- the maiA gene encoding maleylacetoacetate isomerase gives MKLYNYWRSSASWRVRTALALKGLSYEYVPVHIAQGEQRSAEHHARNPMDQVPALELEVNGERVVVSQSIAIIELLDELHPEPALLPRDPYLRCRARELAEIVNSGIQPHQNLAPMARMDALQAGAGRAHARHFNELGLAAYEARAKDVAGRFSVGDSPTIADLCLVPQLNAARRFEVPDLEARFPLLIRVEAACLALPAFQQAHPDAQQDAVKPV, from the coding sequence ATGAAGCTCTACAACTACTGGCGTTCGTCCGCGTCGTGGCGTGTGCGCACCGCGCTCGCGCTCAAGGGCCTCTCGTACGAGTACGTGCCCGTGCACATCGCGCAGGGCGAGCAGCGCAGCGCGGAGCACCACGCGCGCAACCCGATGGACCAGGTGCCCGCGCTCGAGCTCGAGGTGAACGGCGAGCGCGTCGTCGTCTCGCAGTCGATCGCGATCATCGAGCTGCTCGACGAGCTGCACCCCGAGCCCGCGCTGCTCCCGCGTGATCCGTACCTGCGCTGCCGCGCGCGCGAGCTCGCGGAGATCGTCAACTCGGGCATCCAGCCGCACCAGAACCTCGCCCCGATGGCGCGCATGGACGCGCTCCAGGCGGGCGCGGGGCGCGCGCACGCGCGGCACTTCAACGAGCTCGGCCTGGCCGCGTACGAAGCGCGCGCGAAGGACGTCGCGGGCCGCTTCTCGGTGGGTGACTCGCCGACGATCGCGGACCTCTGCCTGGTGCCCCAGCTCAACGCGGCGCGCCGCTTCGAGGTGCCCGATCTCGAGGCGCGCTTCCCGCTGCTCATCCGCGTCGAGGCCGCGTGCCTCGCGCTCCCCGCGTTCCAGCAAGCGCACCCCGATGCGCAGCAGGACGCCGTCAAGCCCGTTTGA